A single genomic interval of Hevea brasiliensis isolate MT/VB/25A 57/8 chromosome 4, ASM3005281v1, whole genome shotgun sequence harbors:
- the LOC110661333 gene encoding 1-aminocyclopropane-1-carboxylate oxidase homolog 11 isoform X2 → MGILLLHISSYKDSYRYKKMSMTGTGDFSAKMDPERMKELKEFDDMKAGVKGLVDANLISIPKIFMRPPDELAEELKFKQTDIEVPVIDLSDIQKGNLCKEIVEEVRFASEKWGFFQVVNHGIPSGVLNEMIDGVCLFNEQDLEVKKLFYSRNHMQKVRFNSNYDLYKSRFANWRDTLTISLPDHLDPEELPVCCRRATQEYIKHIIKLGDHLFELLSEALGLKADHLKTLGCGEGYTLVCHYYPACPEPQLTLGASKHSDPGTLTILLQSQICSLQVLHEGEWVNIRPIPGALLISNDRLKSVEHRVIANHEGPRISVACFFTGSIYMTYSPIKELTSENNPARYREVVLGEYISKFFSRSLDDKSSLLDYYKQ, encoded by the exons ATGGGAATTCTGCTCTTACACATTTCAAGTTACAAAGATAGCTATAGATACAAG aaAATGAGTATGACAGGCACTGGGGATTTCTCAGCCAAAATGGATCCTGAAAGAATGAAAGAACTGAAGGAGTTTGATGACATGAAAGCTGGTGTCAAAGGACTTGTAGATGCCAACCTCATTAGTATCCCCAAAATATTTATGCGACCACCTGATGAGCTTGCTGAGGAGTTGAAATTCAAGCAGACTGATATTGAAGTTCCTGTCATTGATTTAAGTGACATCCAGAAGGGCAATTTGTGTAAGGAGATCGTAGAGGAAGTAAGATTTGCATCAGAGAAGTGGGGCTTTTTCCAAGTGGTTAATCATGGAATTCCTTCAGGTGTTCTTAATGAGATGATTGATGGAGTATGCCTGTTTAATGAACAAGACCTCGAGGTGAAGAAGTTGTTTTACTCTCGCAATCATATGCAAAAGGTGAGATTCAACTCCAATTATGATCTGTATAAATCAAGATTTGCTAATTGGAGGGACACATTGACCATTTCTTTGCCTGATCATCTTGACCCTGAAGAACTGCCAGTTTGTTGCAG AAGGGCAACACAGGAGTATATTAAACATATCATAAAATTGGGGGACCATTTGTTTGAGTTACTATCGGAGGCACTTGGCCTAAAAGCGGACCACTTGAAAACATTAGGATGTGGTGAAGGGTACACCCTTGTCTGCCACTATTATCCGGCTTGTCCAGAGCCACAGCTGACTTTAGGAGCAAGCAAACACTCGGATCCGGGAACCCTAACTATACTTCTGCAAAGCCAAATCTGTAGCCTCCAAGTCCTTCATGAAGGTGAATGGGTTAATATACGCCCCATTCCAGGAGCCTTG CTTATATCAAATGACAGACTTAAAAGCGTAGAGCACAGAGTAATTGCCAACCATGAAGGTCCAAGGATTTCTGTGGCATGCTTTTTCACCGGAAGTATATACATGACGTACAGCCCAATTAAGGAGTTAACATCAGAGAATAACCCTGCAAGGTATAGAGAAGTCGTGCTCGGTGAATATATTTCCAAATTTTTCTCAAGGTCACTTGATGATAAGTCTAGTCTTCTTGATTACTACAAGCAATGA
- the LOC110661333 gene encoding 1-aminocyclopropane-1-carboxylate oxidase homolog 1 isoform X1, whose protein sequence is MGILLLHISSYKDSYRYKKMSMTGTGDFSAKMDPERMKELKEFDDMKAGVKGLVDANLISIPKIFMRPPDELAEELKFKQTDIEVPVIDLSDIQKGNLCKEIVEEVRFASEKWGFFQVVNHGIPSGVLNEMIDGVCLFNEQDLEVKKLFYSRNHMQKVRFNSNYDLYKSRFANWRDTLTISLPDHLDPEELPVCCRRATQEYIKHIIKLGDHLFELLSEALGLKADHLKTLGCGEGYTLVCHYYPACPEPQLTLGASKHSDPGTLTILLQSQICSLQVLHEGEWVNIRPIPGALVINIGDLLQLISNDRLKSVEHRVIANHEGPRISVACFFTGSIYMTYSPIKELTSENNPARYREVVLGEYISKFFSRSLDDKSSLLDYYKQ, encoded by the exons ATGGGAATTCTGCTCTTACACATTTCAAGTTACAAAGATAGCTATAGATACAAG aaAATGAGTATGACAGGCACTGGGGATTTCTCAGCCAAAATGGATCCTGAAAGAATGAAAGAACTGAAGGAGTTTGATGACATGAAAGCTGGTGTCAAAGGACTTGTAGATGCCAACCTCATTAGTATCCCCAAAATATTTATGCGACCACCTGATGAGCTTGCTGAGGAGTTGAAATTCAAGCAGACTGATATTGAAGTTCCTGTCATTGATTTAAGTGACATCCAGAAGGGCAATTTGTGTAAGGAGATCGTAGAGGAAGTAAGATTTGCATCAGAGAAGTGGGGCTTTTTCCAAGTGGTTAATCATGGAATTCCTTCAGGTGTTCTTAATGAGATGATTGATGGAGTATGCCTGTTTAATGAACAAGACCTCGAGGTGAAGAAGTTGTTTTACTCTCGCAATCATATGCAAAAGGTGAGATTCAACTCCAATTATGATCTGTATAAATCAAGATTTGCTAATTGGAGGGACACATTGACCATTTCTTTGCCTGATCATCTTGACCCTGAAGAACTGCCAGTTTGTTGCAG AAGGGCAACACAGGAGTATATTAAACATATCATAAAATTGGGGGACCATTTGTTTGAGTTACTATCGGAGGCACTTGGCCTAAAAGCGGACCACTTGAAAACATTAGGATGTGGTGAAGGGTACACCCTTGTCTGCCACTATTATCCGGCTTGTCCAGAGCCACAGCTGACTTTAGGAGCAAGCAAACACTCGGATCCGGGAACCCTAACTATACTTCTGCAAAGCCAAATCTGTAGCCTCCAAGTCCTTCATGAAGGTGAATGGGTTAATATACGCCCCATTCCAGGAGCCTTGGTAATAAACATTGGAGACCTTCTTCAG CTTATATCAAATGACAGACTTAAAAGCGTAGAGCACAGAGTAATTGCCAACCATGAAGGTCCAAGGATTTCTGTGGCATGCTTTTTCACCGGAAGTATATACATGACGTACAGCCCAATTAAGGAGTTAACATCAGAGAATAACCCTGCAAGGTATAGAGAAGTCGTGCTCGGTGAATATATTTCCAAATTTTTCTCAAGGTCACTTGATGATAAGTCTAGTCTTCTTGATTACTACAAGCAATGA
- the LOC110661333 gene encoding 1-aminocyclopropane-1-carboxylate oxidase homolog 1 isoform X4: MSMTGTGDFSAKMDPERMKELKEFDDMKAGVKGLVDANLISIPKIFMRPPDELAEELKFKQTDIEVPVIDLSDIQKGNLCKEIVEEVRFASEKWGFFQVVNHGIPSGVLNEMIDGVCLFNEQDLEVKKLFYSRNHMQKVRFNSNYDLYKSRFANWRDTLTISLPDHLDPEELPVCCRRATQEYIKHIIKLGDHLFELLSEALGLKADHLKTLGCGEGYTLVCHYYPACPEPQLTLGASKHSDPGTLTILLQSQICSLQVLHEGEWVNIRPIPGALVINIGDLLQLISNDRLKSVEHRVIANHEGPRISVACFFTGSIYMTYSPIKELTSENNPARYREVVLGEYISKFFSRSLDDKSSLLDYYKQ; encoded by the exons ATGAGTATGACAGGCACTGGGGATTTCTCAGCCAAAATGGATCCTGAAAGAATGAAAGAACTGAAGGAGTTTGATGACATGAAAGCTGGTGTCAAAGGACTTGTAGATGCCAACCTCATTAGTATCCCCAAAATATTTATGCGACCACCTGATGAGCTTGCTGAGGAGTTGAAATTCAAGCAGACTGATATTGAAGTTCCTGTCATTGATTTAAGTGACATCCAGAAGGGCAATTTGTGTAAGGAGATCGTAGAGGAAGTAAGATTTGCATCAGAGAAGTGGGGCTTTTTCCAAGTGGTTAATCATGGAATTCCTTCAGGTGTTCTTAATGAGATGATTGATGGAGTATGCCTGTTTAATGAACAAGACCTCGAGGTGAAGAAGTTGTTTTACTCTCGCAATCATATGCAAAAGGTGAGATTCAACTCCAATTATGATCTGTATAAATCAAGATTTGCTAATTGGAGGGACACATTGACCATTTCTTTGCCTGATCATCTTGACCCTGAAGAACTGCCAGTTTGTTGCAG AAGGGCAACACAGGAGTATATTAAACATATCATAAAATTGGGGGACCATTTGTTTGAGTTACTATCGGAGGCACTTGGCCTAAAAGCGGACCACTTGAAAACATTAGGATGTGGTGAAGGGTACACCCTTGTCTGCCACTATTATCCGGCTTGTCCAGAGCCACAGCTGACTTTAGGAGCAAGCAAACACTCGGATCCGGGAACCCTAACTATACTTCTGCAAAGCCAAATCTGTAGCCTCCAAGTCCTTCATGAAGGTGAATGGGTTAATATACGCCCCATTCCAGGAGCCTTGGTAATAAACATTGGAGACCTTCTTCAG CTTATATCAAATGACAGACTTAAAAGCGTAGAGCACAGAGTAATTGCCAACCATGAAGGTCCAAGGATTTCTGTGGCATGCTTTTTCACCGGAAGTATATACATGACGTACAGCCCAATTAAGGAGTTAACATCAGAGAATAACCCTGCAAGGTATAGAGAAGTCGTGCTCGGTGAATATATTTCCAAATTTTTCTCAAGGTCACTTGATGATAAGTCTAGTCTTCTTGATTACTACAAGCAATGA
- the LOC110661333 gene encoding 1-aminocyclopropane-1-carboxylate oxidase homolog 1 isoform X5, giving the protein MGILLLHISSYKDSYRYKKMSMTGTGDFSAKMDPERMKELKEFDDMKAGVKGLVDANLISIPKIFMRPPDELAEELKFKQTDIEVPVIDLSDIQKGNLCKEIVEEVRFASEKWGFFQVVNHGIPSGVLNEMIDGVCLFNEQDLEVKKLFYSRNHMQKVRFNSNYDLYKSRFANWRDTLTISLPDHLDPEELPVCCRRATQEYIKHIIKLGDHLFELLSEALGLKADHLKTLGCGEGYTLVCHYYPACPEPQLTLGASKHSDPGTLTILLQSQICSLQVLHEGEWVNIRPIPGALVINIGDLLQVSVSLYQMTDLKA; this is encoded by the exons ATGGGAATTCTGCTCTTACACATTTCAAGTTACAAAGATAGCTATAGATACAAG aaAATGAGTATGACAGGCACTGGGGATTTCTCAGCCAAAATGGATCCTGAAAGAATGAAAGAACTGAAGGAGTTTGATGACATGAAAGCTGGTGTCAAAGGACTTGTAGATGCCAACCTCATTAGTATCCCCAAAATATTTATGCGACCACCTGATGAGCTTGCTGAGGAGTTGAAATTCAAGCAGACTGATATTGAAGTTCCTGTCATTGATTTAAGTGACATCCAGAAGGGCAATTTGTGTAAGGAGATCGTAGAGGAAGTAAGATTTGCATCAGAGAAGTGGGGCTTTTTCCAAGTGGTTAATCATGGAATTCCTTCAGGTGTTCTTAATGAGATGATTGATGGAGTATGCCTGTTTAATGAACAAGACCTCGAGGTGAAGAAGTTGTTTTACTCTCGCAATCATATGCAAAAGGTGAGATTCAACTCCAATTATGATCTGTATAAATCAAGATTTGCTAATTGGAGGGACACATTGACCATTTCTTTGCCTGATCATCTTGACCCTGAAGAACTGCCAGTTTGTTGCAG AAGGGCAACACAGGAGTATATTAAACATATCATAAAATTGGGGGACCATTTGTTTGAGTTACTATCGGAGGCACTTGGCCTAAAAGCGGACCACTTGAAAACATTAGGATGTGGTGAAGGGTACACCCTTGTCTGCCACTATTATCCGGCTTGTCCAGAGCCACAGCTGACTTTAGGAGCAAGCAAACACTCGGATCCGGGAACCCTAACTATACTTCTGCAAAGCCAAATCTGTAGCCTCCAAGTCCTTCATGAAGGTGAATGGGTTAATATACGCCCCATTCCAGGAGCCTTGGTAATAAACATTGGAGACCTTCTTCAGGTTAGCGTTAG CTTATATCAAATGACAGACTTAAAAGCGTAG